One stretch of Acropora muricata isolate sample 2 chromosome 12, ASM3666990v1, whole genome shotgun sequence DNA includes these proteins:
- the LOC136892005 gene encoding serine-aspartate repeat-containing protein C-like isoform X3: MKAFVLAVLFGFVLTVSLANPINQQDAAPDSLRDLANDLESYNPERKSQDDFPSDGDEESDEDSFDDETSDSDDDLESDQDDEEDEDNDEDYDDEIDEIAGERVSDETPAENELGVDEDEDEDEDEDDAEDEDESAVTEPLEKLSDPILRRARRIVRGIRRVRRVVRGGRRIARRVIRRGRRVIRRVIRRLRRTPRRRRRTRRPSRRPSRRPSRRPSRRRRG, encoded by the exons ATGAAGGCCTTCGTTCTCGCAGTGTTGTTCGGCTTTGTGTTAACTGTTAGTCTCGCTAATCCAATCAACCAACAAGATGCAGCACCAGATTCGCTAAGGGATCTTGCTAATGATTTGGAGTCATACAACCCAGAAAG AAAATCGCAAGATGACTTTCCCAGTGATGGTGACGAAGAGAGTGACGAGGATTCCTTTGATGACGAGACAAG TGACTCCGACGACGACTTAGAAAGCGACCAGGAtgacgaagaagacgaagatAACGATGAAGATTATGATGACGAGATCGATGAAATAGCTGGAGAGAG aGTTTCAGATGAGACACCCG CTGAAAACGAGCTTGGCgtagacgaagacgaagacgaagacgaagacgaagatgACGCCGAAGACGAGGATGAATCTGCCGTCACAGAGCCCTTGGAAAAGCTATCCGATCCCATTCTACGTCGCGCTCGACGTATCGTACGTGGGATTAGGCGTGTGAGACGTGTCGTACGAGGAGGAAGGAGAATCGCCCGCCGTGTCATTCGACGTGGAAGAAGGGTTATCAGGCGTGTCATTAGGAGGCTTAGACGCACCcctcgtcgtcgtcgtcgtacACGTCGTCCTTCACGTCGCCCTTCACGTCGCCCTTCACGTCGCCCTTCACGTCGCCGTCGAGGTTAG
- the LOC136892005 gene encoding uncharacterized protein isoform X4 has product MKAFVLAVLFGFVLTVSLANPINQQDAAPDSLRDVADDLESYNPERKSEDDFPSNDGEESDEDSFDDEPSDSDDDLESDQDDEEDEDNDEDYDDEIDGIAGERVSDETPAENELGVDEDEDEDEDEDDAEDEDESAVTEPLEKLSDPILRRARRIVRGIRRVRRVVRGGRRIARRVIRRGRRVIRRVIRRLRRTPRRRRRTRRPSRRPSRRPSRRPSRRRRG; this is encoded by the exons ATGAAGGCCTTCGTTCTCGCAGTGTTGTTCGGCTTTGTGTTAACTGTTAGTCTCGCTAATCCAATCAACCAACAAGATGCAGCACCAGATTCGCTGAGGGATGTTGCTGACGATTTGGAGTCATACAACCCAGAAAG AAAATCGGAAGATGACTTTCCCAGTAATGATGGCGAAGAGAGTGACGAGGATTCCTTTGATGACGAGCCGAG TGACTCCGACGACGACTTAGAAAGCGACCAGGAtgacgaagaagacgaagatAATGATGAAGATTATGATGACGAGATCGATGGAATAGCTGGAGAGAG AGTTTCAGATGAGACACCAGCTGAAAACGAGCTTGGCgtagacgaagacgaagacgaagacgaagacgaagatgACGCCGAAGACGAGGATGAATCTGCCGTCACAGAGCCCTTGGAAAAGCTATCCGATCCCATTCTACGTCGCGCTCGACGTATCGTACGTGGGATTAGGCGTGTGAGACGTGTCGTACGAGGAGGAAGGAGAATCGCCCGCCGTGTCATTCGACGTGGAAGAAGGGTTATCAGGCGTGTCATTAGGAGGCTTAGACGCACCcctcgtcgtcgtcgtcgtacACGTCGTCCTTCACGTCGCCCTTCACGTCGCCCTTCACGTCGCCCTTCACGTCGCCGTCGAGGTTAG